The Leifsonia williamsii genome includes a region encoding these proteins:
- a CDS encoding RHS repeat-associated core domain-containing protein encodes MRSRRTVVTHGIVAAFAAAALLLVGTVTPAEASPAERARRTAAATLAEVRAASAVQDVRIAAETKAPMPAAEGTLTPGTASTIAAGALGVSATFSGHKVEKKLSVTVGAAAKTALRAARAERPGNGTPVSDPIEITATDANGEQVTQFPAASVRTRGGGPKGPVVSDVVPGVELELEPDEALIAANSIDPATLRIYTRESDGEPWTALPSYFDQQAGVVRGESTHLSQFVVIGTPFVVPPGPVVVLDPDNDEGHASTPAPPVTELPYNLQLAQSVADMITSSCSGTAVLTRHSENPVSRETRAGIAASYNPALTLGIGFNTWEGEAWGGEHPEQGGTQVYSRGGAADNAVSDSLVGNLPLYTGRPAKNMGDNGNFPGAEFSALPNAFTHLEALYLDNNNDRAFIDGGGMPHLADGVFTALGKYLESQGFDCTDPATGGWPTPPSAAELARWRMLGFQNYLTYGGEPFSFSTGNLLEQEKLFTLPGAGGSETDITLYYNSQDGRLSRVGAGWSFGLGARAQRFVDGSVMVVRADGASFVFVSDGHGGYRTSDPGVHQTLAEAGGGRLKLTDVSGESWVFDAANIDGIGNLVAYADAEGRTTTLTYGAPADPEGSRFVPLSSITDSSGQTIAVSSDAAGRVTGFTRPGGDHWALAYDDTGDLTTLTLPDGRTKRFTYDGDHRLLTATDATGVQYLKNEYDAQGRVVAQWDADGNRRSLDYSKAGQTTYTDNVGRASVYSFDASQRITKVQHPDGTTARFAYDADDNVTASTDENGAKTTYSYDSAGNLLSRTGADGVVDRYTYTPTGQLATKTDAGGPDGSDRTWSYEYDTVGRLTVIHQPDGTAITNSYDAGGSLTKTTKPSGATTAYGYDAIGRLANATDAVGGVTRYAYDAAGRVVSQTDAGGHTTAYAWDSGDRVLTVTDAAGGVSRYEWEPNNHLASLSDPMGATTTFSWDAMFHLTSSTSPTGGVTSYGYTAEDALSRLTDPLGAVTTYTTDEQDRVVKTADPNGGAWSYQYDGVGNLVSSTTPSGARTTYTYDTDGNVLTRTDATGAETRFAYDSVGRLSKQTDADGVSTAYSYDVMDRITRVTDGIGRHSDLGYDVDGNLVSVVDRSGNVWKYAYDAAGRAISSISPIGEATTFGYDADGNVVRVTDPLGRTAASTYDALERLVSTTDAAGNATVYAYDAAGRTTTITDANGHTTAFAYDADGNQTSMTDPLGAVTSYGWDLAGNQTSMTDPKGHRTVYGYDPAGQLTNVIEGYRNGAKASSDVNVTSSYAYDPDGNLSHVTDPNGHVTRYTVDAAGRTLSEVDPVGTTTKWSYTEAGRLASMITGTGASVSYSYDKRGDLSRQSKAGASARYEYDANQQLIAMTDPTGVSGWTYDKDGRVTTQIDQWGGHLATAYDKAGQATSMTLPTGEHLDYTYDVAGRVTSQSSQWGSITYGWDPVGKMTELSRSSGVTSTYGYDADGRVTSVLHTTPPSSSPARPAPTPAPVAYASGDASAAKCTTVAGYLGARSTPAAGANNVCKHADRYLGGRTTPTPSKAVPDGGSLGYQYAYDADGNLAKATRTVAAQTSAAVPEVTSSAYGYDALDRLTSSVTGAGEKNAYAYDPSGNRVGWKRTGATDGDFRQSATFDDAGRLTGTVTSGAGRGVAGGAATYSYDGAGNRMNQSVAGVGSSFAYNALGQPTQVARDGRSTEYAYDGLGRRASVTDTTKYGSVAMSTTYDGTTPLQFKDSQGTTTLIRDAVGALAAHVSASGDATWDLLDGLGSTIAGASGGSITELASYEDWGDQKFESGGWTAPEGYTGHAQDPTLGTVETFARSYDAATGSWTSPDTWRGLLWRPESLGRYQYVENSPVTYFDPDGHRIGDPSAYNTKSSKQRKAMRDADNAVRYGSAVSRGTTGGYAPPSPPASPKKPKAAGPNAESDVSDRHSCPPGQTMYANSYTNSSCVSNTTIKQQAENWGTFFDVLGWIGAAAGLLSLVPGMQWLAPIAMVASAASTIYNCVNGGSRIVGCVIGLVTAIIPGGGRVISRAVSRKVEEWVTASIDQATKALGITGDAFGVAQGWG; translated from the coding sequence ATGCGGTCCCGTCGCACGGTGGTGACGCACGGCATCGTCGCGGCCTTCGCCGCCGCAGCGCTCCTTCTCGTCGGGACGGTGACGCCGGCAGAGGCGTCCCCGGCGGAGCGGGCCCGCCGCACAGCCGCGGCCACTCTGGCGGAGGTGCGAGCAGCCTCCGCCGTTCAGGATGTACGGATCGCGGCTGAGACGAAGGCGCCGATGCCGGCGGCCGAAGGAACCCTGACCCCCGGCACCGCGTCGACCATCGCCGCTGGTGCTCTCGGAGTCTCGGCGACCTTCTCGGGGCACAAGGTCGAGAAGAAGCTGTCGGTGACCGTCGGAGCTGCCGCGAAGACCGCGCTGCGTGCGGCCCGAGCGGAACGGCCCGGGAACGGGACACCGGTTTCCGATCCCATCGAGATCACCGCGACCGATGCGAACGGCGAGCAGGTCACTCAGTTCCCGGCCGCATCGGTGCGGACGCGCGGAGGCGGCCCGAAGGGTCCGGTCGTCTCCGACGTGGTCCCGGGAGTGGAGCTCGAACTCGAGCCCGACGAGGCGCTCATAGCGGCGAACAGCATCGATCCAGCGACGCTTCGGATCTATACCCGCGAGAGCGACGGCGAGCCGTGGACGGCCCTGCCGTCCTACTTCGACCAGCAGGCCGGTGTGGTGCGGGGCGAGTCGACGCACCTCTCCCAGTTCGTGGTCATCGGTACGCCATTCGTCGTTCCTCCTGGGCCGGTGGTCGTACTCGACCCGGACAACGACGAAGGACACGCGTCGACACCGGCACCACCGGTGACCGAGCTGCCGTACAACCTCCAGCTCGCCCAGTCGGTCGCCGACATGATCACCAGCAGCTGCTCCGGTACGGCGGTGCTCACGCGTCACTCCGAGAATCCGGTGTCGCGTGAAACGCGTGCGGGCATCGCGGCCTCGTACAACCCGGCGCTCACCCTCGGAATCGGCTTCAACACCTGGGAGGGTGAGGCGTGGGGCGGCGAGCATCCGGAGCAAGGCGGTACACAGGTGTACTCGCGCGGCGGTGCCGCGGACAACGCCGTCTCGGACTCGCTGGTCGGGAATCTCCCGCTTTACACCGGGCGCCCCGCGAAGAACATGGGCGACAACGGCAACTTCCCGGGAGCCGAGTTCTCGGCGCTCCCGAACGCCTTCACCCACCTGGAGGCGCTCTACCTCGACAACAACAACGATCGAGCCTTCATCGACGGAGGCGGGATGCCGCATCTCGCGGACGGGGTCTTCACGGCGCTCGGCAAGTATCTCGAGAGCCAGGGCTTCGACTGCACGGACCCGGCGACCGGTGGATGGCCCACGCCGCCGTCTGCCGCTGAACTCGCGCGGTGGCGGATGCTCGGGTTCCAGAACTATCTGACGTACGGCGGAGAGCCCTTCAGCTTCTCGACGGGCAACCTCCTGGAGCAGGAGAAGCTGTTCACCCTGCCGGGAGCGGGCGGCTCCGAGACCGACATCACGCTGTACTACAACTCGCAGGACGGCCGACTGTCGCGGGTGGGGGCGGGATGGTCGTTCGGACTCGGGGCGAGGGCCCAACGATTCGTCGACGGCTCGGTCATGGTCGTCCGGGCCGACGGGGCCAGTTTCGTGTTCGTTTCCGATGGGCATGGCGGGTATCGGACCTCCGACCCGGGCGTGCACCAGACGCTCGCGGAGGCGGGCGGCGGCAGGCTGAAGCTGACCGATGTCTCGGGCGAGAGCTGGGTCTTCGACGCTGCGAACATCGACGGGATCGGAAACCTCGTCGCGTATGCCGATGCGGAAGGGCGTACAACGACGCTGACGTACGGGGCGCCGGCGGACCCGGAGGGGAGCCGATTCGTTCCGCTCAGCTCCATCACCGACTCGTCCGGCCAGACGATCGCGGTGTCCTCCGACGCTGCGGGGCGGGTCACCGGATTCACCCGACCCGGCGGTGATCACTGGGCGCTCGCGTACGACGACACCGGCGATTTGACGACGCTCACCCTCCCGGACGGCCGTACCAAGCGGTTCACCTACGACGGGGATCACCGGCTGCTGACGGCAACGGACGCGACGGGCGTGCAGTACTTGAAGAACGAGTACGACGCCCAGGGCCGGGTCGTCGCGCAGTGGGATGCCGACGGCAACCGGCGTTCACTCGACTACTCGAAGGCCGGTCAGACGACGTACACGGACAATGTGGGCCGCGCCAGCGTGTACTCGTTCGACGCTTCCCAGCGGATCACGAAGGTGCAGCATCCCGACGGGACGACGGCTCGGTTCGCCTACGACGCGGACGACAACGTGACCGCCTCGACGGACGAGAACGGGGCGAAGACGACGTACTCGTACGACTCTGCCGGAAACCTGCTCTCGCGCACAGGTGCGGACGGCGTCGTGGACCGGTACACCTACACTCCGACGGGGCAGCTGGCGACGAAGACGGACGCGGGTGGGCCCGACGGATCCGATCGCACGTGGTCGTACGAATACGACACCGTCGGGCGCCTGACCGTGATCCACCAGCCAGACGGAACCGCGATCACGAACTCGTACGACGCTGGCGGGAGCTTGACGAAGACGACGAAGCCGTCGGGCGCTACGACGGCGTACGGGTACGACGCGATCGGTCGGCTGGCGAACGCGACCGATGCCGTCGGGGGTGTCACGCGGTACGCGTATGACGCGGCTGGGCGGGTGGTGTCGCAGACCGACGCCGGCGGGCACACCACGGCATACGCATGGGATTCGGGCGACCGGGTTCTGACCGTCACGGATGCCGCGGGCGGCGTCTCACGCTACGAGTGGGAGCCGAACAACCACCTCGCGTCCCTGAGCGACCCGATGGGTGCCACCACGACCTTCTCATGGGATGCGATGTTCCATCTCACCAGCTCGACCAGCCCCACCGGCGGCGTGACGAGCTACGGCTATACCGCCGAGGATGCGCTCTCACGACTGACCGATCCGCTCGGCGCGGTGACGACGTACACGACGGACGAACAGGACCGCGTCGTGAAGACGGCCGACCCGAACGGCGGGGCGTGGAGCTACCAGTACGACGGCGTGGGGAACCTGGTGAGCTCGACGACGCCCTCCGGGGCTCGCACGACGTACACCTACGACACCGACGGGAACGTCCTCACCCGGACGGACGCGACCGGCGCCGAGACCAGGTTCGCGTACGACAGCGTCGGGCGGCTCAGCAAGCAGACGGACGCTGACGGGGTCTCGACCGCCTACTCCTACGACGTCATGGATCGCATCACGCGGGTGACGGACGGCATCGGACGGCACAGCGACCTCGGCTACGACGTCGACGGCAACCTCGTGTCGGTGGTCGATCGGAGCGGGAACGTGTGGAAGTACGCGTATGACGCGGCGGGGCGGGCGATCAGCTCGATCAGTCCGATCGGCGAGGCGACGACCTTCGGCTACGACGCTGACGGAAACGTCGTCCGCGTCACCGATCCGCTCGGCCGGACCGCAGCCTCCACCTATGACGCCCTCGAGCGGCTGGTGTCGACGACGGACGCGGCAGGCAACGCGACGGTCTATGCGTACGACGCGGCAGGGCGGACGACGACCATCACGGATGCGAACGGCCACACGACGGCGTTCGCCTACGACGCCGACGGAAACCAGACGTCGATGACGGACCCGCTCGGCGCGGTGACCAGCTATGGGTGGGATCTTGCGGGCAATCAGACGTCGATGACAGACCCCAAGGGTCATCGGACGGTCTACGGGTACGACCCCGCGGGTCAGCTGACGAACGTCATCGAGGGATATCGGAATGGTGCGAAAGCCAGTTCCGATGTGAATGTCACCTCTTCATATGCGTATGACCCCGACGGCAATCTCTCCCACGTGACGGACCCGAACGGTCACGTCACCCGGTACACGGTGGACGCGGCCGGCCGCACACTGTCCGAGGTGGATCCTGTCGGCACCACCACGAAGTGGTCCTACACCGAGGCGGGGCGTCTCGCGTCGATGATCACCGGAACGGGCGCGTCCGTGTCGTATTCGTACGACAAGCGTGGCGACCTCAGCAGGCAGAGTAAGGCAGGCGCCTCCGCACGGTACGAGTACGACGCGAACCAGCAGCTGATCGCGATGACCGACCCGACAGGCGTCTCCGGTTGGACCTATGACAAGGACGGCCGGGTGACGACACAGATCGACCAGTGGGGCGGGCACCTTGCCACGGCCTACGACAAGGCTGGGCAGGCCACCTCGATGACCCTCCCGACGGGCGAGCACCTGGACTACACGTACGACGTCGCGGGAAGGGTGACCTCGCAGTCATCGCAGTGGGGGTCGATCACGTACGGGTGGGACCCTGTGGGAAAGATGACGGAGCTCTCGCGGTCGAGCGGCGTCACATCGACGTATGGGTACGACGCGGACGGGCGGGTGACGTCGGTGCTGCACACGACTCCTCCGTCGTCCTCGCCGGCTCGGCCGGCTCCCACTCCGGCCCCTGTCGCTTACGCCTCCGGGGATGCGTCGGCCGCGAAGTGCACAACAGTCGCCGGTTATCTCGGAGCGCGGTCGACACCCGCGGCCGGGGCGAACAACGTGTGCAAGCACGCGGACCGGTATCTCGGTGGTCGGACGACACCGACTCCTTCGAAGGCGGTGCCGGACGGAGGTTCGCTGGGGTACCAGTACGCCTACGACGCGGACGGGAACCTGGCGAAGGCGACGCGGACTGTCGCGGCGCAGACCTCGGCGGCGGTGCCCGAAGTGACGTCGTCGGCTTATGGGTACGACGCGCTCGACCGTTTGACGTCGTCGGTCACAGGCGCTGGTGAGAAGAACGCGTATGCATACGACCCGTCTGGGAATCGCGTCGGCTGGAAGCGGACGGGTGCAACGGACGGCGACTTCCGGCAGTCGGCGACCTTCGATGACGCCGGGAGGCTGACCGGCACGGTCACGTCAGGGGCGGGACGCGGCGTGGCCGGGGGAGCGGCCACGTATTCGTATGACGGTGCGGGAAATCGGATGAACCAATCGGTAGCCGGCGTCGGGAGCAGTTTCGCGTACAACGCGCTCGGCCAGCCGACGCAGGTGGCGCGAGACGGCCGGTCCACGGAGTATGCCTACGACGGTCTGGGTCGGCGGGCGTCGGTGACCGACACGACGAAGTACGGGTCGGTGGCGATGAGCACGACCTATGACGGGACCACTCCGCTGCAGTTCAAGGATTCGCAAGGCACGACGACGCTGATCAGAGACGCTGTGGGCGCCTTGGCCGCACATGTCTCCGCTTCGGGCGACGCGACATGGGACCTGCTCGACGGCCTCGGTTCGACGATCGCGGGAGCCTCGGGCGGGTCGATCACCGAGCTCGCGTCGTATGAGGACTGGGGTGACCAGAAATTCGAGAGCGGCGGATGGACGGCGCCGGAGGGGTATACGGGCCACGCGCAGGATCCGACACTCGGGACTGTGGAGACGTTCGCGCGTTCGTATGACGCGGCAACGGGGTCGTGGACGAGTCCGGATACGTGGCGCGGGCTGCTGTGGCGGCCGGAGTCGTTGGGGCGGTATCAGTATGTGGAGAACAGCCCAGTCACGTATTTCGATCCCGACGGCCATCGCATCGGCGATCCGTCCGCGTACAACACCAAGAGCAGCAAGCAGCGGAAGGCGATGCGGGATGCCGATAACGCGGTCAGGTACGGGAGTGCGGTGAGTCGGGGGACGACCGGCGGCTATGCGCCGCCGTCTCCGCCGGCTTCGCCGAAGAAGCCCAAGGCGGCGGGGCCGAATGCCGAGAGCGACGTCTCCGATCGTCACTCCTGCCCACCGGGACAGACGATGTATGCCAACAGCTACACGAACTCGAGCTGCGTCTCGAATACGACGATCAAGCAGCAGGCGGAGAACTGGGGCACCTTCTTCGATGTGCTGGGGTGGATCGGCGCTGCCGCCGGTCTGCTGTCGCTGGTCCCGGGGATGCAGTGGCTGGCGCCGATCGCGATGGTGGCCAGTGCGGCGAGCACGATCTACAACTGCGTAAATGGGGGATCCCGGATCGTCGGGTGCGTCATCGGACTTGTCACCGCCATCATCCCTGGTGGCGGACGAGTAATCAGCCGCGCGGTCTCGCGAAAAGTGGAGGAATGGGTGACTGCTTCGATCGACCAGGCGACCAAGGCACTTGGAATCACAGGCGACGCATTCGGTGTCGCTCAAGGGTGGGGATGA